In Streptomyces sp. NBC_00433, a single genomic region encodes these proteins:
- a CDS encoding Ppx/GppA family phosphatase, with amino-acid sequence MTTRVAAVDCGTNSIRLLVADVDPATGELKDLDRRMRIVRLGQGVDRTGRLAPEALERTFAACREYAEVIRQYGVPASRTRFVATSASRDAENRDDFVRGVVDLLGVEPAVITGDQEAALSFSGATRELTGEHGLLTPYLVVDIGGGSTEFVLGSDTVTAARSVDVGCVRMTERHIVREDGPVDPPTPEIVAAMTADIDAALAEASRTVAMDRARTLVGLAGSVTTVAAVALELTAYDPLAIHHARISLAQVRAVTERLLAATREERAAIPVMHEGRVDVIGAGALVLLRIMEFTGAEEVVVSEHDILDGIAFAAADGSAEKAL; translated from the coding sequence ATGACGACCCGCGTCGCCGCCGTCGACTGCGGCACCAACTCCATCCGGCTGCTGGTCGCGGACGTGGACCCGGCGACCGGTGAACTGAAGGACCTGGACCGGCGGATGCGGATCGTCCGGCTCGGCCAGGGCGTGGACCGCACCGGCCGGCTGGCGCCGGAGGCGCTGGAGCGCACCTTCGCCGCCTGCCGCGAATACGCCGAGGTGATCAGGCAGTACGGCGTCCCGGCGTCCCGCACCCGCTTCGTGGCCACGTCCGCGTCGCGCGACGCGGAGAATCGCGACGACTTCGTCCGGGGCGTGGTGGACCTGCTGGGCGTCGAGCCGGCGGTCATCACCGGCGACCAGGAGGCGGCGCTGTCCTTCAGCGGCGCCACCCGTGAACTCACCGGGGAACACGGCCTGCTGACGCCGTATCTGGTGGTCGACATCGGCGGGGGTTCGACCGAGTTCGTGCTCGGCTCCGACACGGTGACGGCGGCGCGGTCGGTCGACGTCGGCTGCGTCAGGATGACGGAGCGTCACATCGTGCGCGAAGACGGGCCGGTGGACCCGCCGACGCCCGAGATCGTCGCCGCGATGACCGCCGACATCGACGCGGCCCTTGCCGAGGCGTCCCGAACCGTGGCGATGGACCGCGCCCGTACGCTCGTCGGCCTGGCCGGCTCGGTCACCACGGTCGCGGCCGTCGCGCTGGAGCTGACCGCGTACGACCCGCTGGCGATCCACCACGCCAGGATCAGCCTCGCCCAGGTCAGAGCCGTCACCGAGCGGCTGCTCGCGGCCACCCGTGAGGAGCGCGCGGCCATCCCGGTCATGCACGAGGGCCGGGTCGACGTGATCGGCGCGGGCGCTCTGGTGCTGCTGCGGATCATGGAGTTCACGGGCGCGGAGGAGGTCGTCGTGAGCGAGCACGACATCCTCGACGGCATCGCTTTCGCCGCGGCGGACGGGTCCGCGGAAAAAGCTTTGTGA
- a CDS encoding NAD(P)/FAD-dependent oxidoreductase, with the protein MSTTERPRILVVGGGYVGLYAARRIMKKMRYGEATVTVVDPRSYMTYQPFLPETAAGSISPRHVVVPLRRVLPGAEVLTGRVVDIDQDRKVATVEPLVGESYQLPFDYLVMALGAVSRTFPIPGLAENGIGMKGVEEAIGLRNHVLEQLDKADSTTDEDIRRRALTFVFVGGGFAGAETIGEVEDMARDAAKYYPNVKREDMRFILVDAADKILPEVGPQLGKWGLEHLQERGIEVYLNTSMKSCVDKHVVLANGLEVDASTIVWTAGVKPNPALAKFGLPLGPRGHVDTAPTLQVRGTDYIWAAGDNAQIPDLAAGEGAWCPPNAQHALRQAKVLGDNVISGLRGFPQQQYKHANKGAVAGLGLHKGVAMIVVGKARIKVKGRLAWYMHRGYHGLAVPTWNRKIRVFADWTLGMFLKREVVSLGAIENPREEFYEAARPAPAPAVVQQPKAVETEKAGAA; encoded by the coding sequence ATGAGCACCACGGAGCGTCCACGGATCCTCGTAGTAGGCGGCGGTTACGTCGGCCTGTACGCGGCGCGTCGCATCATGAAGAAGATGCGGTACGGCGAGGCGACCGTCACGGTCGTCGACCCGCGCTCGTACATGACGTACCAGCCCTTCCTTCCCGAGACGGCAGCAGGCAGCATCTCCCCGCGTCACGTCGTCGTCCCGCTGCGGCGCGTGCTGCCCGGGGCCGAAGTGCTGACCGGGCGGGTCGTCGACATCGACCAGGACCGCAAGGTCGCCACGGTCGAGCCGCTGGTCGGCGAGTCCTACCAGCTTCCCTTCGACTACCTGGTGATGGCGCTCGGCGCGGTCTCCCGGACCTTCCCGATCCCCGGCCTCGCCGAGAACGGCATCGGCATGAAGGGTGTCGAGGAGGCGATCGGCCTGCGCAACCACGTGCTCGAGCAGCTGGACAAGGCCGACTCCACGACCGACGAGGACATCCGCCGCAGGGCGCTGACCTTCGTCTTCGTCGGCGGCGGCTTCGCGGGCGCCGAGACCATCGGCGAGGTCGAGGACATGGCGCGCGACGCGGCCAAGTACTACCCGAACGTGAAGCGCGAGGACATGCGCTTCATCCTGGTCGACGCGGCCGACAAGATCCTTCCCGAGGTCGGGCCGCAGCTGGGCAAGTGGGGCCTGGAGCACCTCCAGGAGCGCGGTATCGAGGTCTACCTCAACACCTCGATGAAGTCCTGCGTGGACAAGCACGTGGTGCTCGCCAACGGCCTTGAGGTCGACGCCTCCACCATCGTGTGGACGGCGGGCGTGAAGCCGAACCCGGCGCTGGCGAAGTTCGGCCTGCCGCTCGGCCCGCGCGGCCACGTGGACACCGCCCCGACGCTCCAGGTGCGCGGCACCGACTACATCTGGGCCGCCGGCGACAACGCCCAGATCCCCGACCTCGCCGCGGGCGAGGGCGCCTGGTGCCCGCCGAACGCCCAGCACGCGCTGCGCCAGGCCAAGGTGCTCGGCGACAACGTGATCTCCGGGCTGCGCGGCTTCCCGCAGCAGCAGTACAAGCACGCCAACAAGGGCGCGGTCGCCGGGCTCGGACTGCACAAGGGCGTGGCGATGATCGTGGTCGGCAAGGCCAGGATCAAGGTCAAGGGCCGGCTGGCCTGGTACATGCACCGCGGCTACCACGGCCTGGCGGTGCCGACCTGGAACCGCAAGATCCGGGTCTTCGCCGACTGGACCCTGGGGATGTTCCTCAAGCGCGAGGTCGTCTCGCTCGGCGCCATCGAGAACCCCCGCGAGGAGTTCTACGAGGCCGCCCGCCCGGCCCCGGCTCCCGCGGTGGTCCAGCAGCCGAAGGCCGTCGAGACCGAGAAGGCCGGCGCGGCCTGA
- a CDS encoding FAD-dependent oxidoreductase, with protein sequence MLATMGALGLTPTAEAAASREAAFRAPRRGDFHLTGRAAAKVVVLGGGIAGLTTAYELGKAGYDCTILEARDRPGGRNFTVRGGDSTTDLYGNHQTARFSDGQYMNAGPARIAQWMITLDYCRELGVPIEVFTNVNADTYLYNESAGMTAPMRYRAAKADVFGYVTELLAKASDQGALDQALTAADRERLMEFLKDYGDLGNTLDYTGSSRRGYSVWPAAAGTPGVVNGDVPGASEIFASGVGRYFAFEFEFDQAMLMFQPVGGMDRIPHALAGAIGKHKVRTGCAVTQITDKAHGVSVTYTQGGRTRVVDADYCVAAMPPNILAKVPHNLGQDVQTALTAITPSSAGKIGLEYRSRWWETDHRIYGGITETDLDVTHIWHPSYGFHGERGVMIGYYNTGSHADSYAALSPKDREARAVAAGVKIYGEKYRSELATSFSHHWRQFPYQEAAWHSTPGGPDHVRYKPLNEPTGHVYFAGDWLSYMDAWQHGAFSSARKAVTALHQRVLS encoded by the coding sequence ATGCTCGCCACCATGGGGGCGCTCGGCCTCACCCCCACCGCCGAGGCGGCGGCGTCCCGCGAGGCGGCCTTCCGCGCCCCGCGCCGGGGCGACTTCCACCTCACCGGGAGGGCCGCCGCCAAGGTGGTCGTCCTCGGCGGCGGCATAGCGGGCCTGACCACCGCCTACGAACTCGGCAAGGCGGGCTATGACTGCACGATCCTGGAGGCGCGCGACCGGCCGGGCGGCCGCAACTTCACCGTCAGGGGCGGCGACAGCACCACCGACCTGTACGGCAACCACCAGACCGCGCGCTTCTCCGACGGCCAGTACATGAACGCCGGCCCCGCGCGCATCGCCCAGTGGATGATCACCCTCGACTACTGCCGTGAACTCGGCGTGCCCATCGAGGTCTTCACCAACGTCAACGCGGACACCTACCTCTACAACGAGTCGGCCGGCATGACCGCGCCGATGCGCTACCGCGCGGCCAAGGCCGACGTCTTCGGCTATGTGACCGAACTCCTGGCCAAGGCCTCCGACCAGGGCGCTCTCGACCAGGCGCTCACCGCGGCCGACCGGGAACGCCTGATGGAATTCCTCAAGGACTACGGAGACCTCGGCAATACGCTCGACTACACCGGCAGTTCGCGCCGCGGCTATTCCGTGTGGCCGGCCGCCGCCGGCACTCCGGGCGTGGTGAACGGCGATGTGCCCGGCGCGTCCGAGATCTTCGCCTCGGGAGTCGGTCGCTATTTCGCCTTCGAGTTCGAATTCGACCAGGCCATGCTGATGTTCCAGCCGGTCGGCGGCATGGACCGTATACCGCACGCGCTGGCCGGGGCGATCGGGAAGCACAAGGTGCGCACCGGCTGCGCCGTCACCCAGATCACCGACAAGGCGCACGGCGTCAGCGTGACCTACACCCAGGGCGGCCGGACGAGGGTCGTCGACGCCGACTACTGCGTGGCGGCCATGCCGCCGAACATCCTCGCCAAGGTCCCGCACAACCTCGGCCAGGACGTGCAGACCGCACTGACGGCCATCACGCCCTCCTCGGCAGGCAAGATCGGCCTGGAATACCGCTCCCGCTGGTGGGAGACCGACCACCGGATCTACGGCGGCATCACCGAGACCGACCTCGACGTCACCCACATCTGGCACCCGTCGTACGGCTTCCACGGCGAGCGCGGTGTGATGATCGGCTACTACAACACCGGTTCACACGCGGACTCCTACGCCGCGCTCAGCCCCAAGGACCGGGAGGCGCGCGCCGTGGCGGCGGGCGTGAAGATATACGGCGAGAAATACCGCAGCGAACTGGCCACGTCCTTCTCGCACCACTGGCGGCAGTTCCCCTACCAGGAGGCGGCCTGGCACAGCACTCCGGGCGGCCCCGACCACGTGCGGTACAAGCCGCTCAACGAGCCCACCGGGCACGTCTACTTCGCCGGTGACTGGCTCAGCTACATGGACGCCTGGCAGCACGGGGCGTTCAGCTCGGCGCGCAAGGCGGTGACCGCCCTGCACCAGCGCGTCCTGAGCTGA
- a CDS encoding cyclopropane-fatty-acyl-phospholipid synthase family protein, with the protein MADAAHRIFELAEHALSRPFPLRVRAWDGSEAGPPGAPVLVLRRRRALRRLLWRPGELGLVRGWVSGDLTVSGDLYEALDQLSGLLWERAEPDPAAGGTLRTARRLADLARDPGSYRLVREALVLAGPGLPPAPPPEEVRRRSGIAHTKRRDKAAIAHHYDVGNDFYALLLGPSMVYSCAVWPEKDTTLEAAQYAKLDLVCRKLSLREGQRLLDVGCGWGSMVLHAAEHYGVHATGITLSVEQAAYARKRVAEAGLTGRIDIRVQDYRDVADGPYDAISSIGMAEHVGSEQYLEYARTLYGLLRPGGRLLNHQIARRPMRDEEAYRIDDFIDRYVFPDGELAPVGSTVARLEEAGFEVRDVEALREHYARTLRAWVANLEAHWAAAARATTVGRARVWRLYMAASALSFERNRIGVNQVLAVRTDADGTSGMPPTRGGWLS; encoded by the coding sequence ATGGCTGACGCGGCTCATCGCATCTTCGAACTCGCCGAACACGCCCTCTCCAGACCGTTCCCGCTGCGCGTGCGGGCCTGGGACGGCAGTGAGGCCGGGCCGCCCGGCGCACCCGTCCTGGTCCTGCGCCGGCGCCGCGCCCTGCGCCGGCTGCTGTGGCGGCCCGGCGAGCTGGGCCTGGTCCGCGGCTGGGTGTCCGGCGACCTCACGGTGTCCGGCGACCTCTACGAGGCCCTCGACCAGCTGTCCGGGCTGCTGTGGGAGCGCGCCGAGCCCGACCCGGCGGCCGGCGGCACCCTGCGGACCGCCCGGCGCCTCGCGGACCTGGCGCGCGACCCCGGCAGCTACCGCCTGGTCCGCGAGGCGCTGGTGCTGGCCGGCCCGGGACTGCCGCCCGCGCCGCCGCCCGAGGAGGTCCGCCGACGCTCCGGCATCGCCCACACCAAGCGCCGCGACAAGGCGGCCATCGCCCACCACTACGACGTCGGCAACGACTTCTACGCGCTGCTGCTCGGCCCGAGCATGGTCTATTCGTGCGCTGTGTGGCCGGAAAAGGACACCACCCTTGAGGCCGCGCAATATGCCAAGCTCGACCTGGTCTGCCGCAAGCTGAGCCTGCGCGAGGGGCAGCGGCTGCTGGACGTCGGCTGCGGCTGGGGCTCGATGGTGCTGCACGCGGCCGAGCACTACGGCGTCCACGCCACCGGCATCACCCTGTCGGTGGAGCAGGCGGCCTACGCCCGCAAACGCGTCGCGGAGGCCGGGCTGACCGGCCGGATCGACATCCGGGTGCAGGACTACCGCGACGTCGCCGACGGCCCATACGACGCGATCTCGTCCATCGGCATGGCCGAGCACGTCGGCAGCGAGCAGTACCTGGAGTACGCGCGCACGCTGTACGGCCTGCTGCGGCCCGGTGGACGCCTGCTCAACCACCAGATCGCCCGGCGGCCCATGCGCGACGAGGAGGCGTACCGCATCGACGACTTCATCGACCGCTACGTCTTCCCCGACGGCGAACTCGCGCCGGTCGGCTCGACCGTCGCCCGGCTGGAGGAGGCGGGCTTCGAGGTGCGGGACGTGGAGGCGCTGCGCGAGCACTACGCGCGCACCCTGCGCGCGTGGGTGGCCAACCTGGAGGCGCACTGGGCCGCGGCCGCGCGCGCGACCACCGTCGGCAGGGCCAGGGTCTGGCGGCTGTACATGGCGGCGTCCGCGCTGTCCTTCGAGCGCAACCGGATCGGCGTCAACCAGGTGCTCGCGGTCCGCACGGACGCGGACGGCACGTCGGGCATGCCCCCTACCCGCGGCGGCTGGCTGTCCTAG
- a CDS encoding acetyl-CoA C-acetyltransferase translates to MPEAVIVSAARSPIGRAFKGSLKDLRPDDLAATIISTALAKVPQLDPHDIDDLMLGCGLPGGEQGFNLGRIVAVRMGMDHLPGCTVTRYCSSSLQTTRMALHAIKAGEGDVFISAGVEMVSRFTKGNSDSLPDTMNPLFGDAVARTAARAEESGAGWHDPREDGLVPDAYIAMGQTAENLAALKGVTRQDQDEFGVRSQNLAEKALGNGFWEREITPVTLPDGTVVAADDGPRAGVTLEGVQGLKPVFRPDGTVTAGNCCPLNDGAAALVVMSDTKARELGVTPLARVVSTGVSGLSPEIMGYGPVEASQQALRRAGMSIGDIDLVEINEAFAAQVIPSYRDLGIDLDRLNVNGGAIAVGHPFGMTGARITGTLVNSLQFHDKQFGLETMCVGGGQGMAMVIERLS, encoded by the coding sequence ATGCCAGAAGCCGTCATCGTCTCAGCCGCCCGTTCGCCCATCGGTCGCGCCTTCAAGGGGTCGCTCAAGGACCTGCGACCCGACGACCTGGCCGCCACGATCATCAGCACGGCGCTCGCCAAGGTGCCGCAGCTCGACCCGCACGACATCGACGACCTGATGCTGGGCTGCGGCCTGCCGGGCGGCGAGCAGGGCTTCAACCTGGGCCGGATCGTCGCGGTGCGGATGGGCATGGACCACCTGCCGGGCTGCACCGTCACCCGCTACTGCTCCTCGTCGCTGCAGACCACCCGGATGGCGCTGCACGCCATCAAGGCGGGCGAGGGCGACGTCTTCATCTCGGCGGGCGTCGAGATGGTGTCGCGGTTCACCAAGGGCAATTCCGACTCCCTGCCCGACACGATGAACCCGCTGTTCGGCGACGCCGTCGCCCGCACGGCCGCGCGGGCGGAGGAGAGCGGGGCCGGCTGGCACGACCCGCGCGAGGACGGCCTGGTGCCGGACGCGTACATCGCGATGGGGCAGACGGCGGAGAACCTGGCGGCGCTCAAGGGCGTCACCCGGCAGGACCAGGACGAATTCGGCGTGCGGTCGCAGAACCTGGCCGAGAAGGCGCTGGGGAACGGCTTCTGGGAGCGCGAGATCACCCCCGTGACGCTGCCTGACGGCACCGTGGTGGCCGCCGACGACGGTCCCCGGGCAGGAGTGACCCTGGAGGGCGTTCAGGGCCTCAAGCCGGTCTTCAGGCCCGACGGCACCGTGACGGCGGGCAACTGCTGCCCGCTCAACGACGGCGCCGCCGCGCTGGTGGTCATGTCCGACACCAAGGCGCGCGAGCTGGGCGTCACCCCGCTGGCCCGGGTGGTCTCCACCGGCGTGTCGGGGCTGTCCCCCGAGATCATGGGCTACGGCCCGGTCGAGGCCTCGCAGCAGGCGCTGCGCCGGGCCGGGATGTCCATCGGCGACATCGACCTGGTCGAGATCAACGAGGCCTTCGCGGCGCAGGTCATCCCGTCCTACCGCGACCTGGGCATCGACCTGGACCGGCTGAACGTCAACGGCGGCGCCATCGCGGTCGGCCACCCCTTCGGCATGACCGGCGCTCGCATCACCGGGACGCTGGTCAACAGCCTTCAATTCCACGACAAGCAGTTCGGCCTGGAGACCATGTGCGTCGGCGGCGGGCAGGGCATGGCCATGGTGATCGAGCGGCTCTCGTGA
- a CDS encoding SGNH/GDSL hydrolase family protein: MSRARVARRIATAAAFGGGGISLLSGAAVGLVLAEVRLAKRVVGGSGDVPPRADGRYGSAFAHRTGEPPLRLVFLGDSTAAGQGVHRARETPGALLASGLAAVAERPVKLVNVAQPGAQSDDLPRQVALVLDPAAGPPDVAVIMIGANDVTHRMPPATSVRLLSDAVRRLRAAGVEVIVGTCPDLGSVEPVYQPLRWLARRMSRQLAAAQTIAVVGVGGRTVSLGDLLGPEFEARPRELFGPDNFHPSAEGYATAAMAVLPTLCAALGVWPQADERPDVRRGEGFLPVAQAAAEAAAEGGTEVTAARDAVSGPRGRWVLIKRRRRRLLSEEHPEQDSGDATDEESAAHRSA; this comes from the coding sequence ATGTCGAGGGCGAGGGTGGCACGGCGGATCGCGACCGCGGCGGCGTTCGGGGGTGGCGGGATCAGCCTGCTGAGCGGGGCGGCGGTCGGCCTGGTGCTGGCGGAGGTCCGGCTGGCCAAACGGGTGGTCGGCGGCTCGGGGGACGTGCCGCCGCGAGCCGACGGCCGGTACGGGTCCGCGTTCGCGCACCGCACCGGCGAGCCGCCGCTGCGGCTGGTCTTCCTCGGCGACTCCACGGCGGCGGGGCAGGGCGTGCACCGGGCGAGGGAGACCCCCGGCGCGCTGCTCGCCTCGGGGCTGGCGGCGGTCGCCGAGCGGCCGGTGAAGCTCGTCAATGTCGCGCAGCCCGGCGCCCAGTCCGACGACCTGCCGCGCCAGGTGGCGCTGGTCCTCGACCCCGCGGCGGGGCCGCCCGACGTGGCGGTGATCATGATCGGCGCCAACGACGTCACCCACCGCATGCCGCCCGCCACCTCGGTACGGCTGCTGTCGGACGCGGTACGCCGGCTGCGCGCGGCCGGCGTGGAGGTGATCGTCGGCACCTGCCCCGACCTGGGCTCGGTCGAACCGGTCTACCAGCCGCTGCGCTGGCTGGCCCGGCGGATGAGCCGGCAGCTGGCCGCGGCGCAGACCATCGCCGTGGTGGGGGTGGGCGGGCGCACGGTCTCGCTCGGCGACCTGCTGGGCCCCGAGTTCGAGGCCAGGCCGCGCGAGCTGTTCGGTCCTGACAACTTCCACCCCTCGGCCGAGGGGTACGCGACGGCCGCCATGGCCGTCCTGCCGACGCTGTGCGCCGCGCTCGGCGTGTGGCCGCAGGCCGACGAGCGGCCGGACGTGCGGCGCGGCGAGGGCTTCCTGCCGGTCGCCCAGGCGGCGGCCGAGGCGGCCGCGGAGGGCGGCACCGAGGTCACCGCGGCGCGGGACGCGGTGTCGGGCCCGCGCGGGCGCTGGGTGCTCATCAAGCGGCGCAGGAGGCGGCTGCTGTCGGAGGAGCACCCGGAGCAGGACTCCGGGGACGCGACGGACGAGGAGAGCGCCGCGCACCGCTCGGCGTAG
- a CDS encoding Bax inhibitor-1/YccA family protein — translation MRSSNPVFSRRGFTRGNEYAGFEAQGARGAQGVPGGIPQGGNPYAQAPRNPYDQPLTAEGMEQMYAAPAAGPAQTGRMTIDDVVTRTGMTLGTVVVGAVLGWVALPDNTGLAVGAALVAFVLAMIQSFKRTPVPALILGYAVFEGVFLGVLSRAYNEAWQGAPVQAVLGTMAIFAGMLLAYKARIIRVTARYQRIGLAVAIGFVLAMVVNLLFAAFGSSDGLGLRTGPLGIVFCLLGIALGAFFLSLDFKQVEDGIRGGAPRQESWLAAFGLTLSLVWIYLELLRLIAILRD, via the coding sequence ATGAGGAGCAGCAACCCGGTCTTCTCCCGGCGGGGCTTCACCCGCGGGAATGAATACGCCGGCTTCGAGGCGCAGGGTGCCCGCGGCGCCCAGGGCGTGCCCGGCGGTATCCCGCAGGGCGGCAACCCCTATGCGCAGGCGCCGCGCAACCCCTACGACCAGCCGCTCACCGCCGAGGGCATGGAGCAGATGTACGCGGCGCCCGCCGCGGGCCCCGCCCAGACGGGCCGGATGACGATCGACGACGTCGTCACCCGTACGGGCATGACGCTGGGCACGGTCGTGGTCGGCGCGGTCCTCGGCTGGGTCGCACTGCCCGACAACACCGGCCTCGCCGTGGGCGCGGCGCTTGTCGCCTTCGTGCTTGCCATGATCCAGTCCTTCAAGCGCACGCCCGTACCCGCGCTGATCCTCGGCTATGCCGTCTTCGAGGGCGTCTTCCTCGGGGTGCTCAGCCGGGCCTACAACGAGGCATGGCAAGGCGCCCCAGTCCAGGCGGTGCTCGGCACCATGGCGATCTTCGCCGGCATGCTCCTCGCCTACAAGGCGCGGATCATCCGCGTCACCGCCCGCTACCAGCGGATCGGCCTGGCCGTCGCCATCGGCTTCGTCCTGGCGATGGTGGTCAACCTGCTCTTCGCCGCCTTCGGCAGCTCCGACGGCCTGGGGCTGCGCACCGGTCCCCTCGGCATCGTCTTCTGCCTGCTCGGCATCGCGCTGGGCGCCTTCTTCCTGTCCCTGGACTTCAAGCAGGTCGAGGACGGCATCAGGGGCGGCGCTCCGCGGCAGGAGTCCTGGCTGGCGGCCTTCGGACTGACGCTGTCGCTGGTGTGGATCTATCTGGAACTGCTGCGACTGATCGCGATCCTCCGCGACTGA
- a CDS encoding bifunctional DNA primase/polymerase, which translates to MPRPDHTRALHAALLTAARGLPVIPLSRTKLPAVRSPHRDEPRSAAMCRGECGRPGHGVHDATTDPVRIRALFAVAPWATGYGVACGRGPHHLIGLDLDVKHGADGIGALRTLAEAHRFALPDTVTVITPSGGRHLWLTAPGPVPNSAGRLAAGIDIRGEGGYVVGPGSRTVAGRYLLAPGTADHPLAAAPAALLRLAAPPPSPYERQPRHAAGPRHPAEKRAAALVRFVLDSHEGERNGRLFWAACRAYDAGLGDALAPALVTAAVHTGLSEREAAATVASAGRLRAAPHR; encoded by the coding sequence ATGCCACGCCCCGACCACACCCGCGCCCTGCACGCGGCCCTGCTGACCGCGGCCCGCGGTCTGCCCGTCATCCCGCTGTCCCGTACGAAGCTGCCCGCTGTCCGCTCCCCGCACCGCGACGAGCCGCGGTCCGCGGCGATGTGCCGCGGCGAGTGCGGCAGACCCGGGCACGGCGTCCACGACGCGACCACCGACCCGGTCCGTATCCGCGCCCTCTTCGCCGTGGCACCCTGGGCCACCGGCTACGGGGTCGCGTGCGGGCGCGGGCCGCATCACCTGATCGGCCTCGACCTCGACGTCAAGCACGGCGCCGACGGCATAGGCGCGCTGCGCACGCTGGCCGAGGCGCACCGCTTCGCCCTGCCCGACACGGTCACCGTGATCACCCCCAGCGGCGGCCGCCACCTGTGGCTCACAGCGCCGGGCCCGGTGCCCAACTCGGCCGGCAGGCTCGCCGCCGGCATCGACATACGCGGCGAGGGCGGTTACGTGGTCGGCCCGGGTTCGCGTACGGTCGCGGGCCGCTATCTGCTCGCCCCCGGGACCGCCGACCACCCGCTGGCCGCGGCCCCTGCGGCGCTGCTGCGGCTCGCCGCTCCCCCGCCGTCGCCGTACGAGCGGCAGCCCCGGCACGCGGCAGGGCCGCGCCATCCCGCCGAGAAGCGGGCCGCGGCCCTGGTGCGGTTCGTCCTGGACTCACACGAAGGAGAGCGCAACGGGCGGCTGTTCTGGGCCGCCTGCCGCGCCTACGACGCCGGCCTTGGCGACGCCCTGGCGCCCGCCCTGGTGACGGCGGCGGTGCACACCGGCCTGAGCGAGCGCGAGGCCGCCGCCACGGTGGCGTCGGCCGGACGGCTGCGTGCCGCCCCGCACCGGTGA
- a CDS encoding DUF4287 domain-containing protein, protein MSQTHFSEETHRNLLDHIPSCTGREVNEWLSALADGPSFFRFDEKVSWLRSEHDLSYGHAKAIVHEYDLRRAARNLL, encoded by the coding sequence ATGTCCCAAACGCACTTCTCCGAGGAAACCCACCGGAATCTGCTCGACCACATCCCGAGTTGCACCGGCCGCGAGGTCAACGAGTGGCTGTCGGCCCTTGCCGACGGGCCGTCGTTCTTCCGCTTCGACGAGAAGGTCAGCTGGCTCCGCTCGGAGCACGACCTCTCCTACGGCCACGCCAAGGCCATCGTCCACGAGTACGACCTGCGGCGGGCCGCGCGCAACCTGCTCTGA